A stretch of DNA from Candidatus Poribacteria bacterium:
CTCGCGGCACTGTGCGACGACAGCGGTCAGCACTTCCGGGCTCGTCGTCGTACCGAGACGCGGCGGACGGTCGAACGCGGCGTTGACTTTGATGACCACATGGTCATTGGGCTTCACGAATCGCCCGATCCCGCCCATTTCCCCGAGGGCAGCCCGCAAGAGCGCGTCGGGCTGCGTCCCTCGCGCGACTGCCATCCGCACGTCGTTGGCTCCCAGACTCACGGCGAACGACGGCAGCGTCTGGCGGCGGACGCGGTCGAGGACAGGTCGATTGTGGAGCATCACGCCGCCGATGGCTGCGCCGATGGCGACCGCTCCGGTCGAGCCCACCCGTTTGAGGAATTCGCGTCGATCCATGGGCGACCTACTTCAGCGCGTTTCGCAGCAACTCGGCGACTGACTCAGCGGCGGCTTGGTCGGTGGCTGCCGAGACGCCGCCCACGACGGTTCCGCGCCGGAACACGATGTCGTACGAGCCGCCGAAATCTCCAATCGTGAGACCACTGCTGCCCTCGACGGGCTCGCCGAACCGATCGATGTACCCGACGTACTGCTCGAACAACGCCTGGGCAGCCGCGTCGTTCTTCGCGCGCGTCAGGAACGCAACGACCTCGGCATCGCCCGACCGGTACTTGGACGTGTAAACGTCTTTCAGGAATGAGATGCCGAGGGCGTCCTTCGCCTGATACTGGAATGTCCCGGCAATCAGTCCAGCCTTCGGAAAGGCGTCCATCGCCCATGGACGCTGCGTGCTCGCCGGCTGCGCGCTGGAAATGGATCGAGCCAGCGCGTCAGCGGCTTGGCGCACGGCGGGAGCGTCATCCGACGGCAGGAGCTGCGTGTAGTAGCGTCCCTTCCTGAAGAAGATGCTGGCTCCGGCGCGGTACCCTTCGTCCCCGTAGCTGACTGAGCCGCCCGGCGACCGTTCGATGGAGAAGATGCCGAGGGCGTTCGTGTCGGTTCCCATGTCGTACACGTAGGCGTCGATGAAGACGCTCGGGTCCGACGAACGTGCGATCCCGACCGTCTCCATGCCGACGACGCCGTAGGATAGGTACTGCTCCGCGCGACCGTTAATCTTGATGTACAGGTTGTCCGGCGTGTAGCGCTCGACACGTCCCATGACGCGCCAGCCGGAGGGAAGCGTCGGTGGAAGGAAGCTGCCGCCGGCTCCGGCCGAGGCGTCCTCGTCTGTAGTCGGGGTGACGATGTCGCCGGAAGACTGGTCGTCGGGCGCTGGTTCGGCGTCGAGAACCGGAAGCACTTCGGACGCGGTCAGAAGCGACGGATCCAGCGCGAAAACGTTGGGATCGTATCGCTTGCCCTTGGTGTAGATGGATACGACGACGACCGCGAGCAAGACGAGGATTGCCGCTCCCGCGATAGTCTCCCGCGTGGAGACATGCGGGCGATAGTTCCGCCGTCGCCTCTGGTTGGCGAACCATCTCATCGTCTGTGCGCTCGGTGGGCAGCGAGACCTGACACGACTGTCAATACAGGAGTAGCCGCTGAGTGCGCGCTGCGTAAGGTCGAGGGATGCCTGTTGCTCTGACGGGCGCGCGGCGTTAGGCTTCGGATCGCTGGACAACGCGACACACCGCCACGGAGGGTAGCGACTTGAACGTCCTGCTGGTCTACGGCAGCCGCAATCCAGAAGGGCAGACCGCCCGCGCAGGAGCCGCCTTGGCGCTCGGACTCAGCGAGATGGGCGCGTGGAGCGAGGCGGTCTTTCTGCCGCTGATCGAGGTGGAGCGATGCCGGCAGTGCGACGACAACGGATGGGGCACGTGTCGGTCGGAAGGCGTCTGCGTCATCGAGGACGACTTCGCCGGAGTCGTCGAGCGCATCCGCCGCTCCGACGCTGTCGCGGTCTTAACGCCCGTATACTACGGCGACCTGAG
This window harbors:
- a CDS encoding flavodoxin family protein, coding for MNVLLVYGSRNPEGQTARAGAALALGLSEMGAWSEAVFLPLIEVERCRQCDDNGWGTCRSEGVCVIEDDFAGVVERIRRSDAVAVLTPVYYGDLSESLRAFLDRLRRVCTHDDGKVGIAGKPCIGIAVAGGGGGGSPTCLVSLERVLGTCGFDVLDLVPVRRQNADLKASVLKTTGAWLARTGDKR